One region of Pseudomonas glycinae genomic DNA includes:
- a CDS encoding Hcp family type VI secretion system effector translates to MANPAYMTITGKTQGLISAGCSTPESVGNKYQTAHTDEIMVFALSHEMRRDANLGKPVHRPVIITKAVDKSSPLLAQAHSTSEELDCTISLYRTSPQGQQEKFYSITLDGAVLAELSQDVPHVILQNDAQPQEQLAIRYRGISWVHHIAGTTGYTSWGEAG, encoded by the coding sequence ATGGCGAACCCTGCCTACATGACCATCACCGGCAAGACCCAAGGCCTTATTTCAGCCGGATGTTCGACGCCGGAATCGGTCGGCAACAAATACCAGACGGCCCATACCGATGAAATCATGGTGTTCGCCCTGAGCCATGAAATGCGCCGCGACGCCAATCTCGGAAAACCCGTCCACCGGCCGGTCATCATCACCAAAGCGGTCGACAAATCTTCCCCACTGCTGGCTCAGGCGCATTCGACCAGCGAAGAACTGGACTGCACGATCAGCCTCTACCGCACTTCGCCCCAGGGGCAGCAGGAAAAATTCTATTCGATCACCCTCGACGGGGCGGTTCTCGCTGAACTGTCGCAGGATGTACCGCACGTGATTCTGCAAAATGATGCCCAGCCTCAAGAACAACTGGCCATTCGTTACCGCGGCATCAGTTGGGTACACCACATTGCAGGCACCACTGGCTATACCTCGTGGGGCGAAGCGGGTTGA
- the glyA gene encoding serine hydroxymethyltransferase, which yields MFSKQDQIQGYDDALLAAMNAEEQRQEDHIELIASENYTSKRVMQAQGSGLTNKYAEGYPGKRYYGGCEHVDKVEALAIERAKQLFGADYANVQPHSGSSANSAVYLALLQAGDTILGMSLAHGGHLTHGAKVSSSGKLYNAVQYGIDTKTGLIDYDEVERLAVECKPKMIVAGFSAYSKTLDFPRFRQIADKVGALLFVDMAHVAGLVAAGLYPNPLPYADVVTTTTHKTLRGPRGGLILAKANEEIEKKLNAAVFPGAQGGPLMHVIAGKAVCFKEALEPGFKAYQQQVIDNAQAMASVFIKRGYDVVSGGTDNHLFLVSLIRQGLTGKDADAALGRAHITVNKNAVPNDPQSPFVTSGLRIGTPAVTTRGFKVTQCVTLAGWICDILDNLGDADVEANVAQQVSALCADFPVYR from the coding sequence ATGTTCAGCAAGCAAGACCAGATCCAGGGTTACGACGATGCACTGCTGGCGGCGATGAATGCCGAGGAGCAACGTCAGGAAGATCACATCGAGCTGATCGCGTCGGAGAACTACACCAGCAAACGCGTCATGCAAGCGCAAGGCAGCGGCCTGACCAACAAATACGCCGAAGGCTATCCGGGCAAGCGCTACTACGGTGGCTGCGAGCACGTCGACAAGGTCGAAGCGCTGGCCATCGAACGCGCCAAGCAACTGTTCGGCGCCGATTACGCCAACGTCCAGCCGCACTCCGGTTCTTCGGCCAACAGCGCCGTGTACCTCGCGCTGCTGCAAGCGGGCGACACCATTCTGGGCATGAGCCTGGCCCACGGTGGTCACCTGACCCACGGCGCCAAGGTTTCGTCCTCGGGCAAGCTGTACAACGCCGTGCAGTACGGCATCGACACCAAGACCGGCCTGATCGATTACGACGAAGTCGAGCGTCTGGCTGTCGAGTGCAAACCGAAGATGATCGTCGCCGGTTTCTCGGCCTACTCGAAAACCCTCGACTTCCCGCGCTTCCGTCAGATCGCCGACAAGGTTGGCGCCCTGCTGTTCGTCGACATGGCGCACGTCGCCGGTCTGGTGGCCGCCGGTCTGTACCCGAACCCGCTGCCTTACGCCGACGTGGTCACCACCACGACGCACAAGACCCTGCGCGGTCCACGTGGCGGCCTGATCCTGGCCAAGGCCAACGAAGAAATCGAGAAGAAGCTCAACGCGGCGGTATTCCCCGGCGCCCAGGGCGGCCCGCTGATGCACGTCATCGCCGGCAAGGCCGTGTGCTTCAAGGAAGCGCTGGAGCCTGGCTTCAAGGCCTATCAGCAACAAGTGATCGACAACGCCCAGGCGATGGCGAGCGTATTTATCAAACGTGGCTACGATGTAGTGTCCGGCGGCACCGACAATCACCTGTTTCTGGTCAGCCTGATCCGTCAGGGCCTCACCGGTAAGGACGCCGACGCCGCCCTCGGTCGCGCTCACATCACCGTCAACAAGAACGCCGTACCGAACGACCCGCAGTCGCCGTTCGTGACCTCCGGCCTGCGCATCGGCACCCCGGCGGTGACCACCCGCGGCTTCAAGGTGACCCAGTGCGTGACGCTGGCCGGCTGGATCTGCGACATCCTCGACAACCTCGGCGATGCCGATGTCGAGGCCAACGTCGCCCAGCAGGTTTCGGCCCTGTGCGCTGACTTCCCGGTTTATCGCTGA
- a CDS encoding TraX family protein yields MHLSQRDGALDLLKWLALLSMLLDHLRYVGISADWLYVPGRLAFPWFCLAMAANLARDGTRKTEWRYLGWLLLFSLLSEIPYRLYIPEPDTLNVMPTLALGLLVARGWQDQALVSRLLAVGALLVAALFPERLMFGLFGVLLPLATLLVFRKPWYFSLLPGLLCLAANQWRVLYESAQFGNMVAILGIATCLIAPLLGMFLLRHGRHLQPPPMHRWAYALYPAHFLLLLAVRKLFT; encoded by the coding sequence ATGCACCTGAGCCAGCGTGACGGCGCACTCGATCTGCTCAAGTGGCTGGCGCTGCTGAGCATGCTGCTCGATCACCTGCGATATGTCGGGATCAGCGCCGATTGGCTGTATGTGCCGGGGCGGCTGGCGTTCCCGTGGTTCTGCCTGGCGATGGCGGCGAATCTGGCGCGGGACGGCACGCGCAAGACCGAATGGCGCTATCTGGGCTGGTTGCTGCTGTTTAGCCTGCTCAGCGAGATTCCCTACCGTTTGTACATTCCCGAGCCCGACACCTTGAACGTGATGCCCACGCTGGCGCTGGGTTTGCTGGTGGCGCGGGGCTGGCAGGATCAGGCACTGGTTTCGCGATTGCTGGCTGTCGGCGCCTTGCTGGTGGCCGCGTTGTTCCCGGAGCGACTGATGTTCGGTCTGTTCGGCGTCCTGCTGCCACTGGCGACGTTGCTGGTGTTTCGCAAACCCTGGTATTTCAGCCTGTTGCCGGGCCTGCTGTGTCTGGCCGCGAATCAATGGCGGGTGCTCTACGAATCCGCGCAGTTCGGCAACATGGTCGCCATCCTCGGGATTGCGACCTGCCTGATCGCGCCACTGCTCGGAATGTTCCTGTTGCGACATGGGCGACATCTTCAGCCACCTCCGATGCACCGCTGGGCGTATGCCCTCTATCCCGCGCATTTCCTGCTGCTGCTCGCCGTCCGCAAACTCTTCACATAA
- a CDS encoding REP-associated tyrosine transposase has translation MGRSRYTITEPEKPHFLTCTLVEWLPLFVRPYLVDHLLNCWRYQQTHQQLKLYGYVILENHLHFVAQAPDLSKCLSQFKSFTARQIIDDLQNRGAERALKRLRFSKRAHKEDRVYQMWQEGAHAEMVYSEEVMRQKLDYIHNNPVKRGYVELPEHWRYSSARNYAGLDGLIEVQRWY, from the coding sequence ATGGGCCGAAGCCGCTACACCATCACCGAACCCGAAAAGCCTCACTTCCTGACCTGCACGCTGGTGGAGTGGCTGCCACTGTTCGTCCGCCCTTACCTCGTCGACCACCTGCTCAACTGTTGGCGCTATCAACAAACCCACCAGCAACTGAAGCTCTACGGCTACGTGATCCTGGAAAACCACCTGCACTTCGTCGCCCAGGCGCCTGACCTGAGCAAATGCCTGAGCCAGTTCAAATCCTTCACAGCCCGACAGATCATCGATGACCTGCAAAACAGGGGTGCAGAAAGAGCATTGAAGCGCCTTCGCTTCAGCAAACGGGCACACAAGGAAGATCGGGTGTATCAGATGTGGCAGGAAGGTGCTCACGCGGAGATGGTCTACAGCGAAGAAGTCATGCGTCAGAAACTCGATTACATCCACAACAACCCGGTAAAGCGTGGTTATGTGGAGCTGCCGGAGCACTGGCGGTATTCGAGCGCCCGAAACTATGCAGGGCTGGATGGGTTGATCGAGGTTCAGCGCTGGTACTGA
- the gbcB gene encoding glycine-betaine demethylase subunit GbcB produces MSNSFLNPVTTQTWANGRHIVRCVKVIQETWDVRTFCFMADQPILFFFKPGQFVTLELEIEGQPIMRSYTISSSPSVPYSFSVTIKRVPGGKVSNWLHDTLHEGQELAVHGPVGLFNAIDFPSPKVLYLSGGVGITPVMSMARWFYDTNGNVDMTFIHSARSPKDIIYHRELEHMASRIDNFSLHLICEKHGLGEPWAGYRGYLNHKMLELMVPDFLEREVFCCGPTPYMTAVKRLLENAGYDMKRYHEESFGATPPEARADAVEQAEQAAEAPEVPAADLHLVEFTSSDKSIRVAPGETVHAAAAKVGLMIPKACGMGICGTCKVLKLGGEVEMDHNGGITEDDEAEGYILSCCSVPKGDVRIEY; encoded by the coding sequence ATGTCGAACAGCTTCCTGAATCCGGTCACCACCCAGACCTGGGCCAATGGCCGACACATCGTCCGTTGCGTCAAAGTCATCCAGGAAACCTGGGATGTGCGCACCTTCTGTTTCATGGCCGACCAGCCGATCCTGTTCTTCTTCAAGCCCGGACAGTTCGTGACTCTGGAGCTGGAAATCGAAGGCCAGCCGATCATGCGTTCGTACACCATCTCCAGCTCGCCGTCGGTGCCGTACAGCTTTTCGGTGACCATCAAGCGGGTGCCGGGGGGCAAGGTGTCCAACTGGCTGCACGACACCCTGCATGAAGGCCAGGAACTGGCGGTACACGGCCCGGTCGGGCTGTTCAACGCCATCGATTTCCCGAGCCCGAAAGTGCTGTACCTGAGCGGTGGTGTCGGCATCACACCAGTGATGTCCATGGCGCGCTGGTTCTACGACACCAACGGCAACGTCGACATGACGTTCATCCACAGTGCCCGCTCGCCGAAAGACATCATTTACCACCGCGAGCTGGAACACATGGCGTCGCGGATCGACAACTTCAGCCTGCACCTGATCTGTGAGAAACACGGACTTGGCGAGCCGTGGGCCGGCTATCGCGGCTACCTCAACCACAAGATGCTCGAACTGATGGTGCCGGACTTCCTCGAGCGCGAAGTCTTCTGCTGCGGCCCGACGCCGTACATGACCGCGGTCAAGCGCCTGCTGGAAAACGCCGGCTACGACATGAAGCGCTATCACGAGGAATCCTTCGGCGCCACGCCGCCGGAAGCTCGTGCCGACGCGGTGGAACAGGCCGAGCAGGCAGCGGAAGCACCGGAAGTCCCGGCGGCGGATCTGCACCTGGTGGAGTTCACCTCTTCGGACAAGAGCATCCGTGTCGCGCCGGGCGAGACCGTGCATGCGGCGGCTGCCAAGGTCGGCCTGATGATCCCGAAAGCCTGCGGCATGGGGATCTGCGGGACGTGCAAGGTGCTGAAGCTGGGCGGCGAGGTGGAGATGGATCACAACGGCGGGATCACCGAGGACGACGAGGCGGAGGGGTACATTCTTTCTTGCTGCAGTGTGCCGAAGGGGGATGTTCGGATCGAGTATTGA
- a CDS encoding low specificity L-threonine aldolase, giving the protein MTDKSQQFASDNYSGICPEAWAAMEQANHGHQRAYGDDEWTARASDDFRKLFETDCEVFFAFNGTAANSLALSSLCQSYHSVICSETAHVETDECGAPEFFSNGSKLLIAGTENGKITPASIREVALKRQDIHYPKPRVVTLTQATEVGSVYTPEEVRAISDTCKELGLNLHMDGARFSNACAFLGCSPADLTWKAGVDVLCFGGTKNGMAVGEAILFFNHKLAEDFDYRCKQAGQLASKMRFLSAPWVGILENDAWLKYARHANHCAQLLAELVSDIPGVELMFPVQANGVFLQLSEPAIAALTARGWRFYTFIGKGGARFMCSWDTEEERVRELARDIRDVMSA; this is encoded by the coding sequence ATGACCGACAAGAGCCAACAATTCGCCAGCGACAACTACTCCGGTATCTGCCCTGAAGCCTGGGCTGCCATGGAACAGGCCAACCACGGCCACCAGCGCGCCTATGGCGACGATGAATGGACAGCCCGCGCCTCGGATGATTTCCGCAAGCTGTTCGAGACCGATTGCGAAGTGTTCTTCGCCTTCAACGGCACCGCCGCCAACTCGCTGGCGCTGTCGTCGCTGTGCCAGAGTTACCACAGCGTGATCTGCTCGGAAACCGCCCACGTCGAAACCGACGAATGCGGCGCACCGGAATTTTTCTCCAACGGTTCGAAACTGCTGATCGCCGGCACTGAAAACGGCAAGATCACCCCGGCCTCGATCCGCGAAGTCGCCCTCAAGCGTCAGGACATCCACTACCCGAAACCGCGCGTGGTGACGCTGACCCAGGCCACCGAGGTCGGCAGTGTCTACACCCCGGAAGAAGTCCGCGCCATCAGCGACACCTGCAAGGAACTGGGCCTGAACCTGCACATGGACGGCGCGAGGTTCTCCAACGCCTGCGCATTCCTCGGCTGCTCACCCGCGGACCTGACCTGGAAGGCCGGCGTCGACGTGTTGTGCTTCGGCGGCACGAAAAACGGCATGGCGGTGGGTGAAGCCATCCTGTTCTTCAACCACAAACTGGCCGAAGACTTCGACTACCGCTGCAAACAGGCCGGGCAACTGGCTTCGAAGATGCGCTTCCTGTCGGCGCCGTGGGTCGGCATCCTGGAAAACGACGCCTGGCTCAAATACGCCCGCCACGCCAACCACTGCGCGCAACTGCTGGCTGAACTGGTCAGCGACATCCCGGGCGTGGAACTGATGTTCCCGGTCCAGGCCAACGGCGTGTTCCTGCAACTCTCGGAACCGGCCATCGCCGCCCTGACCGCTCGCGGCTGGCGCTTCTACACCTTCATCGGCAAGGGCGGCGCCCGCTTCATGTGCTCGTGGGACACCGAGGAAGAACGCGTACGCGAACTGGCACGCGACATCCGCGACGTCATGTCGGCCTGA
- a CDS encoding metallophosphoesterase family protein yields the protein MSAVGHLKHEYDKVKLRLHGLFTRIEMAWMKLISELEPQEFQAIIKLLQRGHDQAQYVLKHGELPDDEPAVPWELSHGLSILRIGNATPLPQSPDQLQTKVLKDGTLLGCRKWELLDLLWSEALLKWIENLRHHATFGTDPALVTMEREVTLAIAGDWGTGPFNSHAPAVSVANQMQLANADFTIHLGDVYYAGTHSQEDTDMAGWPMGTHGSFTLNSNHEMYSGAHGYFKELAARFPGQQGTSYFALINDDWLIVGLDTAYASDVMNLYMDGTLNKPQIEWMKGLPKRKKLMVLSHHQGFDITGHHKTALYQPVCDALGREPDYWYWGHLHNGIVYAPQGGLHARCAGHGAIPYGTTSELNGHSRVLFSETQDANDPDYPLRVLNGYAKIRLVGEEIFEEFIGEDGSVRWSSQ from the coding sequence ATGTCAGCGGTCGGGCATCTGAAACACGAATACGACAAGGTCAAGCTGCGCCTGCACGGTTTGTTCACGCGCATCGAAATGGCCTGGATGAAGCTCATCAGCGAGCTGGAGCCGCAGGAGTTTCAAGCCATCATCAAATTGCTCCAGCGCGGTCATGATCAGGCGCAATACGTGCTCAAGCACGGCGAGCTGCCGGACGACGAGCCGGCGGTGCCGTGGGAACTGTCCCACGGCTTGTCGATCCTGCGCATCGGCAACGCGACGCCGTTGCCGCAATCGCCCGATCAATTGCAGACCAAGGTGCTCAAGGACGGCACGCTGCTGGGCTGCCGCAAATGGGAGCTGCTGGATCTGTTGTGGAGCGAGGCGCTGCTGAAGTGGATCGAGAACCTGCGCCATCACGCGACTTTCGGCACCGATCCGGCGCTGGTGACCATGGAGCGCGAAGTGACGCTGGCAATTGCCGGCGACTGGGGCACCGGGCCGTTCAACAGCCATGCGCCAGCGGTGTCGGTGGCCAACCAGATGCAACTGGCCAATGCCGATTTCACCATTCACCTGGGGGATGTCTATTACGCCGGCACTCACTCCCAGGAAGACACCGACATGGCCGGCTGGCCGATGGGCACCCACGGCTCGTTCACCCTCAATTCCAACCACGAGATGTACAGCGGCGCCCACGGTTACTTCAAGGAACTGGCGGCGCGTTTTCCGGGGCAGCAGGGCACCAGCTACTTCGCCCTGATCAACGATGACTGGCTGATTGTCGGGCTGGACACGGCGTACGCCTCGGACGTCATGAACCTGTACATGGACGGCACGTTGAACAAGCCGCAGATCGAATGGATGAAGGGCCTGCCGAAACGCAAGAAACTCATGGTGCTCAGCCACCATCAGGGCTTCGACATCACCGGGCACCACAAGACTGCGCTGTATCAACCGGTGTGCGATGCGCTGGGGCGTGAGCCGGATTATTGGTATTGGGGCCATTTGCACAACGGCATTGTCTATGCGCCGCAGGGTGGACTGCATGCGCGCTGCGCCGGGCACGGAGCGATTCCCTATGGCACCACCAGCGAGCTGAACGGGCATTCGCGGGTGTTGTTTTCGGAGACGCAGGATGCGAACGATCCGGACTATCCGCTGCGGGTGTTGAACGGGTACGCGAAGATTAGGTTGGTGGGGGAGGAGATTTTCGAGGAGTTTATCGGGGAGGATGGCTCGGTAAGGTGGTCATCGCAATGA
- a CDS encoding sarcosine oxidase subunit delta, which yields MLHIFCPHCGELRSEEEFHASGQAHIPRPLDPNSCTDEEWGDYMFFRDNPRGLHHELWDHVAGCRQYFNVTRDTVTYEILETYKIGTKPQFTDKADTAKTATTALGEKV from the coding sequence ATGTTGCATATCTTCTGTCCTCACTGCGGCGAACTGCGCTCCGAAGAGGAATTCCACGCATCCGGTCAGGCGCACATTCCGCGTCCGCTGGATCCGAACAGCTGCACCGACGAGGAGTGGGGCGACTACATGTTCTTCCGCGACAACCCTCGCGGTCTGCACCACGAGTTGTGGGATCACGTCGCCGGTTGCCGCCAGTACTTCAACGTCACCCGCGACACCGTGACCTACGAGATTCTCGAAACCTACAAGATCGGCACCAAGCCGCAATTCACCGACAAGGCTGACACTGCGAAAACAGCCACGACGGCGCTGGGAGAGAAGGTATGA
- the gbcA gene encoding glycine-betaine demethylase subunit GbcA, with product MDTAKISLGDPLEPARKATAQMLQERERTYSLPQPFYSDERLFDIDMQEIFQKEWLIAGMTCEIPAKGNYITLQIGKNPIIVIRGAEGVVHAFHNVCRHRGSRLCTSDKGKVAKLVCHYHQWTYELDGRLLFAGTEMGADFDMKQYGLKPVNVKTAGGYIFISLAENPPAIDDFLSTLNHYMEPYDMENTKVAVQTTLMEKANWKLVLENNRECYHCSGSHPELLKTLLEWDDVTDPRADQAFKDHVAASAAAWEAEKIPYAHASFGLRNRIVRMPLLKGTVSMTMDGKQGCAKLMGRIKNPDLGSMRILHLPHSWNHCMGDHIIVFTVWPISAQETMVTTKWLVHKDAVEGVDYDVERMRQVWDATNDQDRRLAEENQRGINSTAYQPGPYSKTYEFGVVNFVDWYSERMLSNLGAEPAPYLKGVPVQG from the coding sequence ATGGACACCGCAAAAATCAGCCTGGGCGACCCGCTGGAACCCGCACGCAAGGCCACCGCACAAATGCTCCAGGAGCGCGAGCGCACCTATTCGCTGCCGCAACCGTTCTACAGTGACGAGCGCCTGTTCGATATCGACATGCAGGAGATCTTCCAGAAGGAGTGGTTGATCGCCGGCATGACCTGCGAGATTCCGGCAAAGGGCAACTACATCACCCTGCAGATCGGCAAGAACCCGATCATCGTCATTCGTGGCGCCGAGGGCGTTGTGCACGCGTTCCACAACGTCTGCCGCCACCGTGGCTCGCGCCTGTGCACCAGCGACAAGGGCAAGGTCGCCAAACTGGTCTGCCACTACCACCAGTGGACGTATGAGCTGGACGGTCGCCTGCTGTTCGCCGGCACCGAAATGGGCGCCGACTTCGACATGAAGCAGTACGGTCTCAAACCGGTGAACGTGAAGACCGCCGGCGGTTACATCTTCATCAGCCTGGCGGAGAACCCGCCGGCCATCGATGACTTCCTGTCGACGCTGAACCACTACATGGAACCGTACGACATGGAAAACACCAAGGTGGCGGTGCAAACCACCTTGATGGAAAAGGCCAACTGGAAACTGGTGCTGGAAAACAACCGCGAGTGCTACCACTGCAGCGGTTCTCACCCGGAACTGTTGAAAACCCTGCTGGAATGGGACGACGTCACCGACCCGCGTGCCGATCAGGCGTTCAAGGATCACGTCGCCGCCTCCGCTGCCGCGTGGGAAGCCGAAAAGATCCCTTACGCCCACGCCAGTTTCGGCCTGCGCAACCGCATCGTGCGCATGCCGCTGCTCAAGGGCACCGTGTCGATGACCATGGACGGCAAACAGGGCTGCGCCAAGCTGATGGGCCGGATCAAGAACCCGGACCTGGGCTCGATGCGCATCCTGCACCTGCCGCACTCGTGGAACCACTGCATGGGCGACCACATCATCGTGTTCACCGTGTGGCCGATCAGCGCCCAGGAAACCATGGTCACCACCAAATGGCTGGTGCACAAGGATGCGGTCGAAGGCGTGGACTACGACGTCGAACGCATGCGCCAGGTGTGGGACGCGACCAACGATCAGGACCGTCGCCTGGCCGAAGAGAACCAGCGCGGGATCAACTCCACCGCCTACCAGCCGGGCCCGTACTCCAAGACCTATGAGTTCGGCGTGGTCAACTTCGTGGACTGGTACAGCGAGCGGATGCTGAGCAACCTCGGCGCCGAGCCTGCGCCGTACCTCAAAGGCGTGCCTGTCCAAGGCTGA
- a CDS encoding sarcosine oxidase subunit beta produces the protein MQRYSGFGLFKHSLSHHENWQRMWRTPTPKKVYDVVIVGGGGHGLATAYYLAKEHGITNVAVVEKGWLGGGNTARNTTIVRSNYLWDESAHLYEHAMKLWEGLSQDLNYNVMFSQRGVYNLCHTLQDIRDSERRVSANRLNGVDGELLNAKQVADEIPYLDCSKNTRYPVMGATVQRRGGVARHDAVAWGFARAADALGVDLIQQTEVIGFRKENGVCIGVETNKGFIGAKRVGVVTAGNSGHMAKLAGFRLPIESHPLQALVSEPIKPIIDSVIMSNAVHGYISQSDKGDLVIGAGIDGYNGYGQRGSYPVIEHTIQAIVEMFPVLSRVRMNRQWGGIVDTTPDACPIISKTPVPNMFFNCGWGTGGFKATPGSGNVFAASLAKGEMHPLAAPFSIDRFHNGALIDEHGAAAVAH, from the coding sequence ATGCAACGCTATTCGGGCTTCGGCCTCTTCAAACACTCCCTCAGCCACCACGAAAACTGGCAGCGCATGTGGCGCACGCCGACCCCGAAAAAGGTCTACGACGTGGTCATCGTCGGCGGCGGCGGGCACGGTCTGGCGACGGCCTACTATCTGGCCAAAGAACACGGCATCACCAACGTGGCCGTGGTCGAAAAGGGCTGGCTGGGCGGCGGTAACACCGCGCGCAACACCACCATCGTTCGCTCCAACTACCTGTGGGACGAGTCGGCGCACCTGTACGAACACGCGATGAAACTGTGGGAAGGCCTGTCTCAGGACCTGAACTACAACGTGATGTTCTCCCAGCGCGGCGTCTACAACCTGTGCCACACCCTGCAGGACATCCGTGATTCCGAGCGTCGGGTCAGCGCCAACCGCCTCAACGGCGTGGACGGCGAACTGCTCAACGCCAAGCAGGTCGCGGACGAAATTCCGTACCTCGACTGCTCGAAAAACACCCGCTACCCGGTGATGGGCGCAACCGTTCAGCGTCGCGGTGGCGTGGCCCGTCACGATGCCGTGGCCTGGGGCTTTGCCCGTGCCGCCGACGCCCTCGGCGTGGACCTGATCCAGCAGACCGAAGTGATCGGTTTCCGCAAGGAAAACGGTGTGTGCATCGGTGTTGAAACCAACAAGGGCTTCATCGGCGCCAAACGCGTCGGTGTGGTCACCGCCGGTAACTCCGGGCACATGGCCAAGCTGGCCGGTTTCCGTCTGCCGATCGAATCCCACCCGCTGCAAGCGCTGGTGTCCGAGCCGATCAAACCGATTATCGACAGCGTGATCATGTCCAACGCCGTGCACGGCTACATCAGCCAGTCCGACAAGGGCGACCTGGTGATCGGCGCCGGTATCGACGGCTACAACGGCTACGGCCAGCGCGGTTCGTACCCGGTGATCGAGCACACCATTCAGGCCATCGTCGAGATGTTCCCGGTGCTGTCGCGAGTGCGCATGAACCGTCAGTGGGGCGGCATCGTCGACACCACGCCGGATGCGTGCCCGATCATTTCGAAAACCCCGGTCCCGAACATGTTCTTCAACTGCGGTTGGGGCACCGGTGGCTTCAAGGCCACACCTGGCTCGGGCAACGTGTTTGCCGCGAGTCTGGCCAAGGGTGAAATGCACCCGCTGGCCGCACCTTTCTCCATCGACCGTTTCCACAACGGTGCGTTGATCGATGAACACGGCGCTGCGGCTGTCGCCCACTAA
- a CDS encoding SDR family oxidoreductase — MSLKDKTLFITGASRGIGREIALRAARDGANIVIAAKSAEPHAKLPGTIHSVAAEVEAAGGKALALQLDVRDEEAVRQALAQANEHFGGIDALVNNAGAIKLTGVQHIELKRFDLMHQINTRAVLLCSQAALPYLKKSSGHILNLSPPLNLASKWFAQYSPYTVTKYGMSMLTVGMSEEFANYGISVNSLWPQTMIATAAIEFQLGNRESFKHARTPQIMADAAHVILSSSARRITGRLLIDEEILQESGVTEFDHYRFDPGSDAKLMTDLFID; from the coding sequence ATGTCGCTGAAAGACAAAACCCTGTTCATCACTGGCGCCAGCCGTGGCATCGGGCGCGAGATTGCGCTGCGGGCCGCGCGGGACGGGGCCAATATCGTGATCGCGGCCAAGAGCGCCGAGCCGCACGCCAAGTTGCCCGGCACCATCCACAGCGTCGCCGCTGAAGTCGAAGCGGCCGGCGGCAAGGCCTTGGCGCTGCAACTGGATGTGCGGGATGAGGAGGCGGTGCGACAGGCGCTGGCTCAGGCCAATGAGCATTTCGGTGGGATCGATGCACTGGTGAATAACGCCGGGGCGATCAAGTTGACCGGTGTGCAGCACATCGAGCTCAAGCGTTTCGACCTGATGCACCAGATCAACACCCGCGCGGTTTTGCTGTGCAGCCAGGCGGCCCTGCCCTACCTGAAGAAATCCTCCGGGCACATCCTTAACCTGTCACCGCCGCTGAATCTGGCCAGTAAGTGGTTCGCCCAGTACAGCCCCTACACCGTGACCAAGTACGGCATGAGCATGCTGACGGTCGGGATGAGCGAGGAATTCGCCAACTACGGGATCAGCGTCAATTCGCTGTGGCCGCAGACCATGATCGCCACGGCGGCCATCGAATTTCAGCTGGGCAATCGGGAGTCGTTCAAGCATGCGCGGACACCGCAGATCATGGCGGATGCGGCGCATGTGATTTTGAGTAGCAGCGCACGGCGGATTACCGGGCGGTTGCTGATTGATGAGGAGATTTTGCAGGAGAGCGGCGTGACCGAGTTCGATCATTACCGCTTTGATCCGGGGAGTGATGCGAAGTTGATGACAGACCTGTTTATCGACTGA